In Methanothermococcus thermolithotrophicus DSM 2095, one DNA window encodes the following:
- the purB gene encoding adenylosuccinate lyase, translating to MAVHPIDFRYGTEEMKRVWEEETKLQKMLEVEAALAKAEAELGMIPKEAAEEINRKASTKYVKLERVKGIERETRHDVVSVVKAFAEVCEGNAGEYIHFGSTSNDIIDTAQSLQFKDAIAILEDKLEKLKEELLKKAEEHKYTVCIGRTHGQHAVPTTYGMKFALWAAEISRHIERLKECKDRLCVSMITGAVGTMAAIGENGLLVHKRVGEILGLNPVLISNQVVQRDRHAEFMAVLALIAQTLNKIGITVRSMQRSEIKELEEEFDASKQTGSSTMPHKRNPITFEQICGLSRVIKANALAEFDNIPLWEERDLTNSSPERCLFPESCILLDHILNLAIKGMKKLTVNIENVNRNLELTKGLIMAERVMMELAKKGMGRQTAHETVRKCAMKAHDENRHLKEVLLENEEVMKYLTLEDVERLFDYKTYIGLAPQIVDEVIKELKN from the coding sequence ATGGCGGTACACCCAATAGATTTTAGATATGGAACTGAAGAAATGAAAAGAGTATGGGAAGAAGAAACAAAACTTCAAAAGATGCTTGAAGTAGAAGCTGCACTGGCAAAGGCTGAGGCAGAGCTCGGTATGATACCAAAAGAAGCTGCAGAAGAAATAAACAGAAAGGCATCAACAAAATATGTTAAGTTGGAAAGAGTTAAGGGGATAGAAAGAGAAACAAGACACGATGTTGTATCTGTTGTTAAAGCTTTTGCAGAAGTTTGTGAAGGAAATGCTGGTGAATACATACACTTTGGTTCAACCTCTAACGATATTATAGATACTGCTCAATCACTCCAATTTAAGGATGCAATAGCAATTTTAGAAGATAAATTAGAAAAATTAAAAGAAGAGTTACTTAAGAAAGCTGAAGAACACAAATACACAGTTTGTATTGGTAGAACACACGGACAGCATGCAGTTCCAACAACCTATGGAATGAAATTTGCACTATGGGCAGCTGAAATAAGCAGACATATTGAAAGATTGAAGGAGTGTAAAGATAGATTGTGTGTTTCAATGATAACTGGTGCAGTAGGTACAATGGCTGCAATTGGTGAAAACGGATTGCTGGTTCACAAACGTGTTGGTGAAATTTTAGGATTAAATCCTGTTTTAATATCAAATCAAGTTGTTCAAAGGGACAGGCATGCTGAATTTATGGCAGTTCTGGCTTTAATTGCTCAAACATTAAATAAAATTGGAATTACAGTAAGAAGCATGCAGAGATCTGAAATAAAAGAACTTGAAGAAGAGTTTGATGCTTCAAAACAAACCGGATCATCAACAATGCCTCACAAAAGAAACCCAATAACATTTGAGCAAATCTGCGGTTTATCAAGAGTTATAAAGGCAAATGCATTGGCAGAATTTGACAACATACCTCTATGGGAAGAAAGAGACCTTACAAACTCCTCACCTGAAAGATGTTTATTCCCTGAGAGCTGCATTTTGCTTGACCATATTTTAAACCTTGCAATTAAAGGAATGAAGAAGTTAACTGTAAATATTGAAAACGTAAATAGAAACCTTGAATTAACAAAAGGATTGATAATGGCTGAAAGAGTAATGATGGAACTTGCAAAAAAAGGTATGGGAAGACAAACAGCACATGAAACAGTTAGAAAATGTGCAATGAAAGCTCATGATGAAAATAGGCACTTAAAAGAAGTTTTACTAGAAAATGAAGAAGTTATGAAGTATTTAACTTTGGAAGACGTTGAAAGATTATTTGACTACAAGACATACATTGGATTGGCTCCACAAATTGTTGATGAAGTAATTAAGGAATTGAAAAATTAA
- the rsmA gene encoding 16S rRNA (adenine(1518)-N(6)/adenine(1519)-N(6))-dimethyltransferase RsmA — translation MRQNKKLGQCFLTDKNFVKRAVESAELNKNDVVLEIGLGKGILTKEIAKNAKKVYVIELDRRLEPYADEILKEFSNVEVIWNDALKVDLKQLGFNKIVANLPYQISSPITFKFLENDFEVAVLMYQYEFAKRMVAAPGTKEYGRLSVAVQYKANVEFVCKVPPSAFSPRPKVNSAIIKLTKREKPLFYVENEEFFEKILRALFQHKNKIVKRALINSSHELGIDRKDLEDILNSIDDKFNLNERVFKLSPEKIGELSNLLFNNIAKKDKDKL, via the coding sequence ATGAGACAGAACAAGAAACTAGGCCAGTGTTTTTTAACAGATAAAAACTTTGTAAAAAGAGCAGTTGAAAGTGCAGAATTAAACAAAAATGATGTAGTTTTAGAGATAGGTCTTGGAAAGGGAATACTAACAAAAGAAATTGCAAAAAATGCAAAAAAAGTTTATGTTATAGAGCTGGACAGAAGGCTTGAACCCTATGCTGACGAAATTTTAAAAGAATTTTCAAATGTTGAGGTTATATGGAACGATGCTTTAAAGGTAGATTTAAAGCAACTTGGCTTTAACAAAATAGTTGCCAACCTTCCATACCAGATTTCATCGCCAATAACATTCAAGTTCTTAGAGAATGATTTTGAAGTTGCAGTTTTAATGTACCAGTATGAGTTTGCCAAAAGAATGGTGGCAGCTCCTGGAACTAAGGAGTATGGAAGATTAAGTGTTGCAGTTCAGTATAAGGCAAATGTGGAGTTTGTATGCAAGGTTCCACCGTCAGCATTTTCTCCAAGACCAAAGGTAAATTCTGCAATAATAAAATTGACAAAAAGGGAAAAACCACTATTTTATGTTGAAAATGAAGAATTTTTTGAAAAAATACTTAGGGCATTATTCCAGCACAAAAACAAGATCGTCAAAAGAGCTCTTATTAACTCAAGTCATGAACTTGGAATTGATAGGAAAGACCTGGAGGATATATTAAATTCAATAGATGATAAATTTAATTTAAATGAAAGAGTTTTTAAACTAAGTCCTGAGAAAATAGGTGAGCTCAGTAATTTACTATTCAATAATATCGCCAAAAAAGATAAAGATAAGTTATAA
- a CDS encoding RsmD family RNA methyltransferase, with amino-acid sequence MLSKEIVVEKIKSYKPCLNCNNPIPKNVPINKLKIENRKKVCGCGKTHIDDVMLDVFDIMKDEGEFEDSNKVSLKDVGAPLMEIGYPLKYLPVLRKNELIVMTDVSKKCAKEIVKIDEVKGVLSKNQRPSGNSSEINKLLYGNDFRCDVFPIKSINDCVIVCKNQSKIHIEFPRLYNPKILKVERLNLKNKVVIDGFCGVGTLGMIALKKGAKKVIFCDINKYAIGDLIYNLKLNFGEEVFNHVEIVNSDFLDLDVKAYNGDICLVDLFPYMDPTEYLKKAKEIADKVVVI; translated from the coding sequence GTGTTATCAAAAGAAATTGTGGTTGAAAAAATAAAATCTTACAAACCTTGCCTTAACTGCAACAATCCAATACCAAAAAATGTTCCAATAAATAAACTGAAAATAGAAAATAGAAAAAAGGTTTGTGGGTGTGGAAAAACTCATATAGATGACGTGATGTTGGATGTATTTGATATTATGAAAGATGAGGGTGAATTTGAAGATTCAAATAAGGTTTCCTTAAAGGATGTCGGAGCTCCGTTGATGGAAATTGGATATCCATTAAAATATTTGCCAGTATTAAGAAAAAATGAGCTAATTGTTATGACAGATGTTTCAAAGAAATGTGCAAAGGAAATTGTCAAGATAGATGAGGTAAAGGGCGTACTATCTAAAAATCAAAGACCATCTGGTAATTCTTCTGAAATAAATAAGTTATTGTATGGAAATGATTTTAGATGCGATGTTTTTCCAATAAAATCCATTAATGACTGTGTCATAGTTTGCAAAAATCAGTCAAAAATCCACATAGAGTTTCCAAGACTATACAATCCAAAAATATTAAAGGTAGAGAGACTTAACCTTAAAAATAAGGTTGTAATTGATGGTTTTTGCGGTGTTGGAACTTTAGGAATGATTGCATTAAAGAAAGGGGCGAAAAAAGTAATTTTTTGTGATATTAACAAATACGCCATAGGCGATTTAATTTATAACTTAAAGTTGAATTTTGGAGAAGAAGTTTTTAACCATGTTGAGATTGTAAATTCTGATTTTTTGGATTTGGATGTAAAAGCATATAATGGAGATATATGCCTTGTGGATTTGTTCCCATATATGGATCCAACTGAATATTTAAAAAAAGCGAAAGAAATTGCAGACAAGGTAGTGGTTATTTAA